The following coding sequences lie in one Arachis ipaensis cultivar K30076 chromosome B03, Araip1.1, whole genome shotgun sequence genomic window:
- the LOC107633437 gene encoding protein FAR1-RELATED SEQUENCE 5-like → MDVKFVPKIGRWHIFYFSDEDNHDLLDTQFSAMFPAHRKISEAYIMQMMNMLKSGISTSQIFGLLASQEGGYEFVGYGPRDIYNEIARQRRQIPGEAVRVLKKLEDMRLKDPQLYFKACHDSRGLLRNLFWSDGISLLDYQLFGDVIAFDAMYKKNRYSCPLVIVSRVNHHNQTIVFAATLIVDETTDTYIWLLRQIMFAMKGKTPTSIITYGAMVIRNAVRDVFSEVRHRLCAWHLIRNATSNVGNPSFLSKFRKIMLGDYEIPVFKRKWVQLIEEFGLKDKSWVNNMYEEKHTWATAYIREN, encoded by the coding sequence ATGGATGTTAAATTTGTACCAAAAATTGGAAGGTGGCATATCTTTTATTTCTCTGACGAAGACAACCATGATTTATTGGATACACAATTCAGTGCTATGTTTCCTGCCCACAGAAAAATATCAGAGGCATATATTATGCAAATGATGAACATGCTAAAGTCCGGGATTAGCACTTCACAGATATTTGGTCTTCTAGCTAGTCAAGAAGGCGGGTATGAATTTGTTGGCTATGGTCCCAGAGATATCTACAATGAGATTGCTCGGCAAAGGCGTCAAATTCCTGGTGAAGCAGTACGAGTGTTGAAGAAGTTGGAGGATATGCGGTTGAAGGATCCACAATTATATTTCAAGGCATGTCATGATTCAAGAGGTTTGTTACGTAACTTGTTCTGGTCTGATGGGATTAGCCTATTAGACTACCAACTCTTCGGGGATGTTATTGCTTTTGATGCTATGTACAAGAAGAACAGGTATAGTTGTCCATTAGTCATAGTCAGCAGGGTTAACCACCACAACCAAACAATTGTTTTTGCTGCTACGTTAATTGTGGACGAGACTACTGATACATATATTTGGCTCCTGCGTCAGAtcatgtttgcaatgaagggTAAGACCCCGACCTCAATAATAACTTATGGGGCCATGGTGATTAGGAATGCAGTAAGAGATGTATTTTCCGAAGTCAGACATAGATTATGCGCTTGGCACCTTATTCGAAATGCAACTAGCAATGTTGGAAATCCATCGTTTCTATCTAAATTCAGAAAAATCATGTTAGGAGATTATGAGATTCCCGTGTTTAAGCGTAAGTGGGTTCAGCTTATTGAAGAATTTGGCCTTAAGGATAAGTCGTGGGTGAACAACATGTATGAAGAGAAGCATACGTGGGCTACTGCATATATAAGAGAAAactag